A stretch of Microbacterium sp. LWH3-1.2 DNA encodes these proteins:
- a CDS encoding alpha/beta hydrolase — MNTITKTPIVLIHGLWMTPKSWDTWAERFRAAGHQVIVPGWPGIDDRTVEDIRQNPEALKGIGLKQIADNYERIIRELPEKPIIIGHSFGGVLTQMLADRGLGVAYVGVAPGQTAGVTALPLSTLWTGTPILSNPFGINGAKPLSKRHFHFTFGNDLPRSESDKIWEEYAVNSYNKVFFEGVSSVLNEKGGVTHVDYGRTDRAPLLIITGEIDHVVPPAIGKAIVKKYQKSGSPAIVEYKEYAGRTHRLVSQHGWEEIADYALQWATTHQVRETEAAK, encoded by the coding sequence ATGAACACCATCACCAAGACCCCCATCGTCCTCATCCACGGCCTCTGGATGACCCCGAAGAGCTGGGACACCTGGGCCGAGCGCTTCCGCGCTGCCGGCCACCAGGTCATCGTCCCGGGCTGGCCCGGCATCGACGACCGCACGGTCGAAGACATCCGCCAGAACCCCGAGGCACTGAAGGGCATCGGCCTGAAGCAGATCGCCGACAACTACGAGCGCATCATCCGCGAGCTTCCCGAGAAGCCGATCATCATCGGCCACTCCTTCGGGGGAGTCCTCACGCAGATGCTCGCCGACCGCGGCCTCGGCGTCGCCTACGTCGGCGTCGCCCCCGGGCAGACCGCCGGCGTGACCGCGCTGCCGCTGTCGACGCTGTGGACCGGCACGCCGATCCTGTCGAACCCCTTCGGCATCAACGGCGCCAAGCCGCTCAGCAAGCGTCACTTCCACTTCACCTTCGGCAACGACCTCCCCCGCAGCGAGTCCGACAAGATCTGGGAGGAGTACGCCGTCAACTCCTACAACAAGGTGTTCTTCGAAGGGGTGAGCTCGGTACTCAACGAGAAGGGCGGCGTGACCCACGTCGACTACGGCCGCACCGACCGCGCGCCGCTGCTCATCATCACGGGCGAGATCGACCACGTCGTGCCCCCGGCGATCGGCAAGGCCATCGTGAAGAAGTACCAGAAGTCGGGCAGCCCCGCGATCGTCGAGTACAAGGAGTACGCGGGGCGCACCCACCGCCTCGTCAGCCAGCACGGGTGGGAGGAGATCGCCGACTACGCCCTCCAGTGGGCCACGACGCACCAGGTGCGCGAGACGGAGGCGGCCAAGTAG
- the rpmG gene encoding 50S ribosomal protein L33 has translation MAKKAQDVRPIIKLRSTAGTGYTYVTRKNRRNNPDRIVLKKYDPVIRKHVDFREER, from the coding sequence ATGGCCAAGAAGGCACAGGACGTCCGTCCGATCATCAAGCTGCGTTCGACCGCGGGCACGGGTTACACCTACGTCACGCGCAAGAACCGCCGCAACAACCCCGACCGCATCGTGCTCAAGAAGTACGACCCGGTCATCCGCAAGCACGTCGATTTCCGAGAGGAGCGTTGA
- the rpmB gene encoding 50S ribosomal protein L28 has protein sequence MAAVCQVTGAVPGFGHNISHSHRRTKRRFDPNVQKKTYFVPSLGRNIKLNVSAKGIKVIDARGIEAVVRDLQAKGVKL, from the coding sequence ATGGCAGCAGTGTGCCAGGTGACTGGAGCGGTTCCCGGCTTCGGTCACAACATCTCGCACTCGCACCGCCGGACGAAGCGCCGCTTCGACCCGAACGTGCAGAAGAAGACCTACTTCGTTCCGTCGCTGGGTCGCAACATCAAGCTGAACGTTTCGGCCAAGGGCATCAAGGTCATCGACGCCCGCGGCATCGAGGCGGTCGTGCGTGACCTCCAGGCGAAGGGTGTGAAGCTCTAA
- a CDS encoding LacI family DNA-binding transcriptional regulator: protein MATLRDVAKAAGVSPMTVSNVLNKHPHVRAETRERVLKAIDDLGYRVNVAARNLRAGRTNTIGFAVPEVESPYFGQLASRIIAKAHDAGYRVAIERTGASRENELSAIASSRTRMYDGLILSAVGLGPADRELLDTDMPMVILGESMFGAPVDHIALPNEEGTYAATTHLIERGCRRIAIVQGGDPDRLSVTSLRHAGYRRALADHGMRLDPALVAERHHLSLEDGRTAAHQLVDAHAGLDAVVCITDTVALGVLRGLADRGLSVPAQVRVVGFDDILEARYSVPSLTTINPDHEEVARLAVELLLARLADAPNWQPKDHVTGFRLVARESTG from the coding sequence ATGGCCACCCTGCGCGACGTCGCCAAGGCCGCCGGCGTCTCGCCGATGACGGTGTCGAACGTGCTCAACAAGCACCCGCATGTGCGCGCGGAGACGCGTGAGCGGGTGCTCAAGGCGATCGACGACCTCGGCTACCGGGTCAACGTCGCCGCTCGCAACCTGCGGGCGGGGCGCACCAACACGATCGGGTTCGCCGTGCCGGAGGTCGAGTCGCCGTACTTCGGGCAGCTGGCTTCGCGCATCATCGCGAAGGCGCACGATGCGGGCTATCGCGTCGCGATCGAGCGGACCGGAGCGTCGCGCGAGAACGAGCTCTCGGCGATCGCGTCGTCACGCACGCGGATGTACGACGGCCTGATCCTCTCAGCGGTCGGTCTCGGACCTGCCGACCGCGAACTGCTCGACACCGACATGCCCATGGTGATCCTCGGCGAGAGCATGTTCGGCGCACCCGTCGATCACATCGCCCTGCCGAACGAGGAGGGCACCTACGCCGCGACGACGCACCTGATCGAGAGGGGATGCCGCCGGATCGCCATCGTGCAGGGTGGCGACCCGGACCGGCTCAGCGTGACATCCTTACGGCACGCGGGATACCGGCGGGCGCTGGCCGATCACGGGATGCGCCTCGATCCCGCGCTCGTCGCCGAACGCCATCACCTGAGTCTGGAGGACGGGCGAACCGCCGCGCACCAGCTCGTCGACGCCCACGCCGGTCTGGACGCCGTGGTGTGCATCACCGACACCGTCGCGCTCGGGGTGCTGCGGGGACTCGCCGACCGCGGGCTCTCCGTGCCCGCCCAGGTGCGCGTGGTCGGCTTCGACGACATCCTCGAGGCCCGGTACAGCGTGCCGAGCCTCACCACGATCAACCCCGATCATGAGGAGGTCGCCCGGCTCGCCGTCGAGCTCCTGCTCGCGCGGCTGGCGGACGCCCCGAACTGGCAGCCCAAGGACCACGTCACCGGGTTCCGCCTGGTCGCGCGGGAGTCGACCGGGTGA
- a CDS encoding SCO7613 C-terminal domain-containing membrane protein — protein MSESHDDGPLWPASPFDLADAHRCPSCFTAVTAQVCQACGFALADPRAPRVLEIGRQMLTLELSRQQLMDTIRLAHVTAATATTDAAPATFAAMPVPVAAETGAVTVVAGPADVTSLTTPDAIGLVTVPGSAISAPTRAAEIVVPSRPPTPPAPAASVPQGPGASASAAVTTSAHRRRLTVPVLLLIVGVSLVGVAAVFFLLLAWFVAGIAVRALIIGGITLATIALASWLRRRDLGATAEAIGVLGVGLLALDAWAVRANDLFGTGSTDASLYAGVSALVVAVLCRVWARISHLRGPDLAASLALPAGLGFLVGGLTSLPTAEALTAGLLGAAAGGLVHALPAPLSSARRGADAVAERLVLALSGAGALVAAGLTAAFMTWDALPVVIWSTLGLVVLGIAHAWLAHRPVDGAPLPAAGMVSGVGSVVATAAAGLAGWQLALRSDLPLYGVLVAPVMAVLVAVVIDVVRNRRGTPAWLPAAIASAIVGGSSIVVVLLAWGMTAVTAIGASWTVWRTDAFALPAAAPEAPLLALISGAVIAGLLFAAPTLARPLPRRLVPTVATILLLVAGARTAVPAVLVGIAVALVVLTVAVVAIVRGGHRRRGGPAVAEPDPDTGIAARGVPIGYLVAGGTAAVTAYVGGAAAPWLWLVGIASAMAYPIALRMVLRPTDVAAVAAAVAPVAVAALSTIFAPSALAAVTGLTGAGGPVIAALLQWVALAALIAAIALPVERASRTALATSAEVLVVFGLIGAFTTVTTPGSGVPANPLLTAIGEPGLGIARGALLLTGLTIVAFGPTRIAGVPPILAAALTAPVAAATTYDVLSAVGLRDADWAPLALTAAAVVVPLVSAATALRHRAGAEAPPATAPRVPADIAPAPPRPRPAVLRRLAADLGAALTVLVVVWPVTPLLVWAALALVALGFAAASISRGWVGAIAADAADDRFATKRDGMPLPDAPRRLLAWPAVAAAIIAWWSWLDAGTPGTSFTVESYVVPSAVVLVAFAVLLVRLRRRAEGSVALTGGLALGLWAPAVAGWTGEPLRGAVIALVAVAVCLALSFTPVRSIRPAAALGAAVAVVSVGLVAVERAFEGQGSQVLWLVLLVAVAYASGWGMALARPSRLSSGLYALVVPPAALVAAVVAIVPVADEPRIVAGTIIMLAALHLSAAGFDSLPLTGTTRWISLAGAFVVGVAGWFLGAASEVEAVSLPVAAMCLAGAVLGMLRRRRAGAAWPGSEGPAWIVGVVLASAPSLLVAAEPARIWAYVALTLAAAGGAAAVREPAREVPAEQFSSYATPAAPPVQPAVPPEFAPPAGVAVTPSARQTPRFVDVWTLRTPTAMLLGLAAVVMGLRGLVPPGFEGDAAVAIVVGLGVIAVAVLLTARGSAPAAARGAAVLAGSGAALLVAMSLTRPEADLVLTTVTAVIGGALGVAGASVLSLRHWAPLGGVLAVGGLVVAVVACGIRFLEIAPAGGLEPDLWAVAGAGIAVAVAIAAIRATPSRAVGLTAGAGFAVASALFALAELQLLLVQQSGDELRTAAVMSALTAATVVGTAARRRLGLALPVAAALAGAGFGIMALTVGDVRPSELVTVPPALGGIVYGVRTLRRAPRSRTWPTLGPWLALLTVPSLLHDFGGSGAADEPWLGESELWRIVSLGVVALAMVVVGAVYRLQAPLLLGSAVLIVHGVAQLWPWISTAYVAVPWWLWLGVGGALLIFMAARYEKNMRALRTTVVAVTSLR, from the coding sequence ATGAGCGAATCGCACGACGACGGCCCCCTGTGGCCCGCGTCTCCCTTCGATCTCGCCGACGCGCACCGGTGCCCGTCGTGCTTCACCGCCGTCACGGCGCAGGTATGCCAGGCGTGCGGATTCGCGCTGGCCGACCCGCGAGCGCCCCGCGTCCTGGAGATCGGCCGCCAGATGCTCACGCTCGAACTGTCGCGCCAGCAGCTGATGGACACGATCCGCCTCGCGCACGTGACGGCTGCGACGGCGACGACGGATGCTGCGCCCGCGACCTTCGCTGCAATGCCCGTGCCCGTCGCGGCAGAGACGGGCGCGGTCACGGTCGTCGCCGGGCCCGCGGACGTGACGTCTCTCACGACCCCCGACGCGATCGGGCTCGTCACCGTGCCGGGGTCCGCCATCTCGGCTCCCACGAGGGCAGCCGAGATCGTGGTGCCCTCGCGACCGCCCACACCACCCGCGCCCGCCGCCTCGGTGCCTCAGGGCCCTGGGGCGTCCGCGTCCGCGGCGGTGACGACATCCGCTCACCGTCGCCGGCTGACCGTCCCGGTGCTGCTGCTGATCGTCGGGGTCTCGCTGGTCGGCGTCGCCGCCGTGTTCTTCCTGCTGCTGGCGTGGTTCGTCGCCGGCATCGCCGTGCGGGCGCTCATCATCGGCGGCATCACGCTGGCCACCATCGCGCTGGCGTCGTGGCTGCGCCGTCGCGATCTGGGGGCGACGGCCGAGGCGATCGGCGTGCTCGGCGTGGGACTGCTCGCACTCGACGCGTGGGCCGTGCGGGCGAACGACCTGTTCGGCACCGGGTCGACCGATGCCTCCCTGTACGCGGGAGTGTCTGCCCTCGTCGTCGCGGTGCTCTGCCGCGTCTGGGCGCGGATCTCGCACCTGCGCGGACCCGACCTCGCCGCCTCGCTCGCCCTGCCCGCGGGCCTCGGTTTCCTCGTGGGCGGTCTGACGTCGCTGCCCACCGCAGAGGCGCTGACGGCCGGCCTGCTCGGGGCCGCGGCCGGCGGCCTGGTGCACGCGCTCCCCGCACCCCTCTCGTCGGCGCGGCGCGGCGCGGACGCCGTCGCCGAGCGCCTCGTGCTCGCGCTGAGCGGCGCGGGGGCGCTGGTCGCGGCGGGTCTCACCGCGGCCTTCATGACCTGGGACGCGCTGCCTGTCGTGATCTGGTCCACCCTCGGGCTGGTCGTGCTCGGCATCGCCCACGCGTGGCTCGCCCACCGCCCGGTCGACGGCGCACCCCTGCCCGCGGCGGGCATGGTCTCCGGGGTCGGCTCGGTCGTCGCGACGGCCGCGGCGGGTCTGGCGGGCTGGCAGCTCGCTCTCCGCAGCGACCTGCCCCTGTACGGCGTGCTCGTCGCACCGGTGATGGCCGTGCTCGTCGCCGTCGTCATCGACGTCGTACGGAACCGCCGCGGCACCCCCGCGTGGCTGCCTGCGGCGATCGCCTCCGCCATCGTCGGAGGGTCGTCGATCGTCGTCGTGCTGCTCGCCTGGGGAATGACGGCCGTCACCGCGATCGGCGCCTCGTGGACGGTGTGGCGGACGGACGCCTTCGCCCTCCCCGCCGCGGCGCCGGAGGCGCCACTGCTCGCGCTGATCTCCGGGGCGGTCATCGCGGGACTGCTGTTCGCCGCGCCCACGCTCGCCCGCCCGCTGCCACGCCGGCTCGTCCCGACGGTGGCGACGATCCTCCTGCTGGTCGCGGGTGCCCGCACCGCGGTGCCCGCCGTCCTCGTCGGCATCGCGGTCGCGCTGGTCGTCCTCACCGTCGCGGTCGTCGCGATCGTCCGGGGCGGCCATCGCCGCCGCGGCGGTCCGGCCGTCGCCGAGCCCGATCCCGACACCGGCATCGCGGCGCGAGGAGTCCCGATCGGGTACCTGGTCGCCGGCGGGACCGCCGCCGTGACGGCGTACGTCGGCGGCGCGGCCGCGCCGTGGCTGTGGCTCGTCGGAATCGCCTCCGCGATGGCGTACCCCATCGCCCTGCGGATGGTGCTGCGGCCGACCGACGTCGCGGCGGTGGCCGCGGCCGTCGCTCCCGTCGCCGTCGCCGCGCTGTCGACGATCTTCGCTCCGAGCGCCCTCGCTGCCGTGACGGGCCTGACGGGCGCGGGGGGACCGGTCATCGCGGCGCTGCTGCAGTGGGTGGCTCTGGCAGCCCTGATCGCTGCGATCGCGCTGCCGGTGGAGCGCGCCAGCCGCACCGCGCTGGCCACCTCCGCCGAGGTGCTCGTGGTGTTCGGCCTCATCGGCGCGTTCACGACGGTGACGACGCCGGGCAGCGGTGTGCCGGCGAACCCGCTGCTGACCGCGATCGGCGAGCCGGGCCTCGGCATCGCGCGCGGCGCACTCCTGCTCACGGGACTCACGATCGTCGCGTTCGGCCCGACCCGCATCGCCGGAGTGCCCCCGATCCTGGCCGCGGCCCTGACGGCGCCGGTCGCGGCCGCGACGACGTACGACGTGCTCAGCGCCGTCGGCCTGCGCGACGCGGACTGGGCTCCGCTCGCCCTGACCGCCGCCGCGGTCGTCGTGCCGCTCGTCTCGGCGGCCACCGCGCTCCGTCATCGCGCGGGCGCCGAGGCTCCGCCGGCGACGGCGCCGCGGGTGCCGGCCGACATCGCGCCCGCACCGCCGCGACCGCGCCCCGCAGTGCTGCGCCGACTGGCCGCCGACCTCGGCGCAGCTCTCACCGTGCTCGTCGTGGTGTGGCCGGTGACGCCTCTGCTCGTGTGGGCCGCACTCGCGCTCGTCGCCCTCGGCTTCGCGGCGGCATCCATCTCCCGTGGCTGGGTGGGGGCGATCGCAGCCGACGCGGCCGACGATCGCTTCGCGACGAAGCGGGACGGGATGCCGCTCCCCGACGCCCCCCGTCGCCTTCTGGCATGGCCGGCGGTCGCGGCGGCGATCATCGCGTGGTGGTCGTGGCTGGATGCCGGGACCCCCGGCACCTCCTTCACCGTGGAGTCGTACGTGGTGCCGTCGGCCGTCGTGCTCGTGGCCTTCGCGGTGCTCCTGGTGCGGCTGCGCCGTCGCGCGGAGGGGAGCGTCGCGCTGACCGGCGGTCTCGCCCTCGGTCTCTGGGCGCCCGCCGTCGCGGGGTGGACCGGGGAGCCGCTGCGCGGCGCGGTCATCGCGCTCGTCGCGGTGGCGGTGTGCCTGGCGCTGTCGTTCACACCGGTGCGCAGCATCCGTCCCGCCGCTGCGCTCGGCGCCGCGGTCGCGGTGGTCTCGGTCGGACTCGTCGCCGTCGAGCGCGCCTTCGAGGGGCAGGGGTCGCAGGTGCTCTGGCTCGTGCTGCTGGTCGCGGTCGCGTACGCGTCAGGCTGGGGCATGGCCCTCGCCCGGCCGAGCCGCCTCTCGTCGGGCCTGTACGCGCTCGTCGTGCCTCCGGCGGCCCTCGTCGCCGCGGTCGTCGCGATCGTGCCGGTCGCCGACGAGCCGCGCATCGTCGCCGGGACGATCATCATGCTCGCCGCGCTGCACCTCTCGGCGGCGGGATTCGACAGCCTGCCCCTGACGGGCACCACCCGCTGGATCTCGCTCGCGGGCGCCTTCGTCGTGGGAGTGGCGGGCTGGTTCCTCGGCGCGGCGTCCGAGGTCGAGGCGGTGTCGCTCCCCGTCGCCGCGATGTGCCTCGCCGGCGCCGTCCTCGGCATGCTCCGTCGGCGGCGGGCGGGCGCCGCATGGCCCGGTTCGGAGGGGCCTGCGTGGATCGTGGGTGTCGTGCTCGCCAGCGCGCCGAGCCTCCTCGTCGCGGCGGAACCTGCGCGGATCTGGGCGTACGTGGCACTCACCCTCGCCGCTGCGGGCGGAGCGGCCGCGGTGCGGGAGCCCGCGCGCGAGGTGCCGGCCGAGCAGTTCTCCTCCTACGCCACGCCCGCCGCACCCCCGGTGCAGCCTGCCGTGCCGCCGGAGTTCGCGCCGCCCGCCGGTGTCGCCGTCACACCGTCCGCGCGGCAGACCCCGCGATTCGTCGACGTCTGGACCCTGCGCACGCCGACGGCGATGCTGCTCGGCCTCGCCGCGGTCGTGATGGGGCTGCGTGGGCTCGTCCCGCCCGGCTTCGAAGGTGACGCCGCGGTGGCCATCGTCGTGGGCCTGGGTGTCATCGCGGTGGCGGTCCTGCTGACGGCACGCGGCTCGGCACCCGCCGCCGCCCGCGGCGCGGCCGTCCTCGCCGGCTCCGGCGCCGCCCTGCTCGTCGCGATGTCGCTCACGCGTCCCGAAGCCGATCTCGTGCTCACGACCGTGACCGCCGTCATCGGCGGCGCGCTCGGGGTGGCCGGCGCCTCGGTGCTGAGTCTGCGCCACTGGGCACCGCTGGGCGGCGTGCTCGCCGTGGGCGGGCTCGTCGTCGCGGTGGTCGCGTGCGGTATCCGGTTCCTCGAGATCGCGCCCGCCGGCGGCCTCGAGCCCGACCTCTGGGCGGTCGCCGGCGCGGGGATCGCGGTCGCGGTCGCGATCGCGGCGATCCGCGCGACGCCGTCGCGCGCCGTCGGCCTCACCGCCGGCGCGGGCTTCGCGGTCGCCTCGGCGCTGTTCGCCCTCGCCGAGCTGCAGCTGCTGCTCGTGCAGCAGTCGGGCGACGAGCTCCGCACCGCGGCGGTGATGTCGGCGCTCACCGCCGCCACCGTCGTCGGCACCGCCGCGCGCAGGCGGCTCGGCCTGGCCCTGCCGGTCGCGGCCGCCCTCGCGGGTGCGGGCTTCGGCATCATGGCGCTCACCGTCGGTGACGTCCGGCCCAGCGAACTCGTCACGGTGCCACCGGCCCTCGGCGGGATCGTGTACGGCGTGCGCACTCTGCGACGTGCACCGCGGTCGCGCACCTGGCCCACGCTCGGCCCGTGGCTCGCGCTGCTGACGGTGCCGTCGCTGCTGCACGACTTCGGCGGGTCGGGCGCCGCGGACGAGCCCTGGCTGGGGGAGTCCGAGCTGTGGCGCATCGTGTCGCTCGGCGTCGTGGCACTCGCGATGGTGGTGGTGGGGGCGGTCTACCGACTGCAGGCGCCGCTCCTGCTGGGCTCCGCGGTGCTGATCGTGCACGGGGTCGCCCAGCTGTGGCCCTGGATCTCCACCGCCTACGTGGCGGTGCCGTGGTGGCTCTGGCTCGGGGTGGGCGGCGCGCTGCTCATCTTCATGGCCGCCCGCTACGAGAAGAACATGAGGGCGCTGCGCACGACCGTCGTCGCGGTCACGTCGCTTCGCTGA
- a CDS encoding alpha-N-arabinofuranosidase, translating to MFRRRTPVPDLRARAVVDLDVPGPVISRHLYGHFAEHLGRCIYGGFYVGEDSSIPHERGIRLDVVEALKGIGIPNLRWPGGCFADEYHWRDGIGPKESRPRMVNTHWGDVVENNHFGTHEFMDLCEMLGADAYVSGNVGSGTVQEMSDWVEYLTRDGDSPMASLRRENGRAEPWKVPFWGIGNEAWGCGGNFTAPQFASEARRYATFCRDHGGNKLYRIAAGASDDDLTWTTALMEALNCLGCQHDPKNIFQAISFHYYTVAGTWEHKGSATSFSTEDYYATMSKAQDIERVISTHARIMDAYDPGKRVGLVLDEWGTWWDVEEGTNPGFLYQQNTVRDALVAAVHFDAFHRNADRLVMANIAQTVNVLQAMLLTDAETGALVLTPTYHVFEMSRGHHDATSLAVHILDAPDPREADGRPLQVVSASASTTGSTALLSLSNLDAEASLTIDVDLRGRAVTSATARVLAGDSAAAHNTAETPDAVAPVALDTELREGTLRVTLPAHSFATVALQLA from the coding sequence ATGTTTCGAAGGAGAACACCCGTGCCCGACCTCCGCGCCCGCGCCGTCGTCGACCTGGACGTCCCCGGTCCGGTCATCAGCCGCCACCTCTACGGCCACTTCGCCGAGCATCTGGGGCGGTGCATCTACGGCGGGTTCTACGTCGGCGAGGACTCCTCGATCCCCCACGAGCGCGGCATCCGGCTCGACGTCGTCGAGGCGCTGAAGGGCATCGGCATCCCGAACCTGCGCTGGCCGGGCGGCTGCTTCGCCGACGAGTACCACTGGCGCGACGGCATCGGCCCGAAGGAGTCGCGGCCGCGCATGGTCAACACCCATTGGGGTGACGTCGTCGAGAACAACCACTTCGGCACGCACGAGTTCATGGACCTGTGCGAGATGCTCGGCGCCGACGCGTACGTCAGCGGCAACGTGGGCAGCGGCACCGTGCAGGAGATGAGCGACTGGGTCGAGTACCTCACGCGCGACGGCGACAGCCCGATGGCGAGCCTGCGTCGCGAGAACGGGCGCGCCGAGCCCTGGAAGGTGCCGTTCTGGGGCATCGGCAACGAGGCCTGGGGCTGCGGCGGCAACTTCACCGCCCCGCAGTTCGCGTCCGAAGCGCGCCGCTACGCGACCTTCTGCCGCGACCACGGCGGAAACAAGCTGTACCGGATCGCCGCCGGGGCGTCGGACGACGACCTCACCTGGACGACGGCGCTGATGGAGGCGTTGAACTGCCTGGGGTGCCAGCACGACCCCAAGAACATCTTCCAGGCGATCTCGTTCCACTACTACACCGTCGCCGGCACCTGGGAGCACAAGGGCAGCGCCACCTCGTTCTCCACCGAGGACTACTACGCGACGATGTCGAAGGCGCAGGACATCGAGCGGGTCATCAGCACGCACGCCCGGATCATGGACGCCTACGACCCGGGAAAGAGGGTCGGGCTCGTCCTCGACGAGTGGGGCACGTGGTGGGACGTCGAGGAGGGCACGAACCCGGGCTTCCTCTACCAGCAGAACACCGTGCGCGACGCGCTGGTGGCCGCCGTGCACTTCGACGCGTTCCACCGCAATGCCGACCGCCTCGTGATGGCCAACATCGCGCAGACGGTGAACGTCCTGCAGGCGATGCTGCTGACGGATGCCGAGACCGGCGCTCTCGTGCTCACGCCGACGTACCACGTGTTCGAGATGAGCCGCGGTCACCACGATGCGACGTCGCTCGCCGTCCACATCCTGGACGCCCCCGATCCCCGCGAGGCGGACGGGCGACCGCTGCAGGTGGTGTCGGCGTCCGCCAGCACCACGGGCTCGACCGCGCTGCTCTCGCTGAGCAACCTGGACGCCGAGGCATCCCTGACCATCGACGTCGACCTCCGCGGCCGCGCCGTGACGTCGGCGACCGCCCGCGTGCTCGCCGGCGACTCGGCCGCCGCGCACAACACCGCCGAGACGCCGGATGCCGTGGCCCCCGTGGCGCTGGACACCGAGCTGCGCGAGGGCACGCTGCGCGTGACGCTGCCGGCGCACTCGTTCGCGACGGTCGCGCTGCAGCTGGCCTGA
- the rpsN gene encoding 30S ribosomal protein S14 produces the protein MAKKSKIARNKQRQEVVDRYAAKRLELKKALVSPTSTDEEREAARVGLQKLPRNASPVRLRSRDVIDGRPRGVLTKFGISRVRFRDMAHRGELPGVTKSSW, from the coding sequence ATGGCTAAGAAGAGCAAGATCGCGCGCAACAAGCAGCGCCAGGAGGTCGTCGACCGCTACGCCGCCAAGCGCCTCGAACTGAAGAAGGCGCTCGTCTCGCCGACGTCGACCGACGAGGAGCGCGAAGCCGCTCGCGTGGGCCTGCAGAAGCTGCCCCGCAATGCGTCGCCGGTCCGCCTGCGTTCCCGCGACGTCATCGACGGCCGCCCCCGCGGTGTCCTCACGAAGTTCGGCATCTCGCGTGTCCGCTTCCGTGACATGGCGCACCGTGGCGAGCTGCCCGGCGTGACCAAGTCGAGCTGGTAA
- a CDS encoding alpha/beta hydrolase, producing MPLDPFFEERLRVHRKYMFDQAMGAVRTRLTALWPFSRGAGLPAAAPASADETSRPAKKKADPALDRHARARARHRRAALAWDRTELSTVGTPGPEVRITEHQVAVPGHPSVRVRVYHPSVAGGAPVPAVLAFFGGAFRIGGIDYPTTDAAYRRRCVDAHVAIAAVDYALAPEHRYPVQIEQAYAALDWLCDSAGEVGVDPTRIGVLGVSAGGSLAAALTLVNRDRANHRLALQVLEVPVVDLTGAHMDLGAMRALRIPRFLTTRELRSVARTYLVRPQDAREPYASPLRAASHEGLPPAVILTAEYDPLRGDGDAYGAALRRAGVDASVVRYQGVTHDTPIFTGVLPAARRWHDDVVAGLRRLHA from the coding sequence ATGCCGCTGGACCCGTTCTTCGAAGAGCGCCTGCGGGTGCATCGCAAGTACATGTTCGATCAGGCGATGGGTGCCGTGAGGACGCGCCTGACGGCCCTGTGGCCGTTCAGCCGCGGCGCCGGCCTTCCCGCCGCAGCACCGGCCTCCGCCGATGAGACGTCCAGACCCGCGAAGAAGAAGGCGGATCCGGCCCTCGACCGCCACGCCCGCGCGCGGGCGCGGCACCGTCGCGCGGCGCTCGCGTGGGACCGCACCGAGCTGAGCACGGTCGGCACGCCCGGACCCGAGGTGCGCATCACCGAGCACCAGGTCGCCGTGCCGGGTCATCCGTCGGTGCGCGTGCGCGTCTACCACCCGTCCGTCGCGGGCGGTGCGCCGGTGCCCGCCGTGCTGGCGTTCTTCGGCGGGGCCTTCCGCATCGGGGGCATCGATTACCCGACGACGGATGCTGCGTACCGCCGCCGGTGCGTCGACGCCCACGTCGCGATCGCCGCCGTCGACTACGCGCTCGCGCCCGAGCACCGCTACCCGGTGCAGATCGAGCAGGCGTATGCGGCGCTCGACTGGCTGTGCGACTCCGCCGGCGAGGTCGGAGTCGACCCCACGCGCATCGGCGTGCTGGGCGTCTCGGCGGGTGGCAGCCTCGCGGCCGCGCTCACGCTCGTGAACCGTGACCGCGCGAACCACCGCCTCGCGCTGCAGGTGTTGGAGGTGCCCGTCGTCGATCTGACCGGGGCCCATATGGATCTCGGCGCGATGCGCGCACTGCGCATCCCGCGGTTCCTGACGACGCGGGAGCTCCGCTCGGTGGCGCGCACCTACCTCGTCCGGCCTCAGGACGCCCGTGAGCCGTACGCCTCGCCGTTGCGCGCGGCGTCGCACGAGGGACTGCCGCCCGCAGTGATTCTCACCGCCGAGTACGACCCGCTGCGCGGCGATGGCGACGCGTACGGAGCGGCGCTGCGGCGGGCCGGCGTCGACGCGAGCGTCGTCCGCTACCAGGGCGTGACCCACGACACCCCGATCTTCACGGGTGTGCTGCCGGCCGCCCGCCGCTGGCACGACGACGTGGTGGCCGGCCTTCGTCGCCTCCACGCCTGA